The following coding sequences lie in one Dunckerocampus dactyliophorus isolate RoL2022-P2 chromosome 4, RoL_Ddac_1.1, whole genome shotgun sequence genomic window:
- the dbnlb gene encoding drebrin-like b isoform X3: MAVNLSKNGTALTAAYKEVVNEKSDTNWALFTYEGNSNDIRLADKGDGGLEELVEELNSGKVMYAFCRVQDPNSGLPKYVLINWTGEGVNDARKGLCANHVSSMANFLKGAHVTVNARAEEDVEPEVIMQKVAKASGANYSFHKEASSRFQDSGPQGPVGSVYQKTNAMSEIRKTNKDTFWAQAEKEEERRRLEERRKAEEERQHLEKERKDREVKETALRDKRDKERAVQIEQQKKYQQQQEAASREQEKQRREEQEENQAAQKDAVIRGESVEKANEAASLISQRAINPREMFKQRERGITPSDSYGAPASPQPGRLQSTFLSKQTYKPEQASSPQRQASPVPAGSASPVHAAAEEAPHESPCVQEPFYEEPAQVDENNYEVTADETSDRGICARALYDYQAADDTEISFDPDEIITGIEMIDEGWWRGYGPDGHFGMFPANYVELV; this comes from the exons ATGGCAGTTAACCTCAGCAAAAATGGCACCGCTTTAACAGCTGCGTATAAGGAAGTCGTAAATGAAAAATCAGACACCAACTG GGCCTTGTTCACCTATGAGGGAAACAGTAATGACATCCGCCTGGCAGATAAAGGAG ATGGAGGACTGGAGGAGCTGGTGGAAGAGCTTAATAGTGGAAAAGTAATGTACGCATTCTGTCGGGTCCAGGATCCAAACTCTGGTCTGCCAAAATATGTCCTCATCAACTGG ACTGGGGAAGGAGTGAATGATGCAAGGAAAGGACTTTGCGCAAATCATGTGAGCTCCATGGCCAACTTTCTTAAG GGGGCCCACGTCACAGTAAATGCCCGTGCCGAAGAGGATGTAGAACCGGAGGTGATCATGCAGAAGGTCGCCAAAGCCTCAGGAGCCAACTACAGTTTCCACAAAGAAGCCTCCAGTCGCTTCCAGGACAGCGGCCCTCAGGGTCCCGTG GGGTCTGTGTACCAGAAGACCAACGCTATGTCAGAAATCAGGAAGACCAACAAGGACACATTCTGGGCACAAGCAGAG AAAGAGGAAGAGAGACGTCGCCTGGAGGAGAGgcgcaaggcagaggaggagcgcCAGCACCTGGAGAAAGAGAGGAAAGACAGGGAGGTCAAAGAGACAGCACTGAGGGACAAACGGGACAAGGAGAGAGCTGTTCAAATTGAGCAACAAAA GAAgtaccagcagcagcaggaggctGCGAGCAGAGAGCAAGAGAAACAACGCAGG GAGGAGCAAGAGGAGAATCAGGCAGCCCAGAAGGATGCAGTCATTCGAGGTGAATCTGTGGAAAAAGCCAAC GAGGCAGCCTCTCTCATCTCTCAGAGAGCTATAAACCCCAGAGAGATGTTCAAGCAGAGAGAGAGGGGAATTACTCCCAGTGACTCCTATGGTGCCCCTGCGAGCCCCCAGCCAG GGCGTCTGCAAAGCACTTTTCTCTCTAAGCAAACGTACAAACCTGAGCAAGCCAGCTCACCTCAACGTCAAGcttccccagtgccggcaggcTCCGCCTCCCCTGTCCATGCTGCAG cTGAGGAGGCGCCACATGAAAGCCCCTGTGTCCAGGAGCCTTTTTATGAAGAGCCTGCCCAG GTTGACGAGAACAACTATGAGGTGACTGCAGACGAGACATCCGATAGAGGCATCTGTGCTCGGGCCTTATATGACTACCAGGCTG CCGACGACACAGAGATTTCCTTCGATCCTGATGAGATCATCACAGGGATCGAGATGATAGATGAGGGATGGTGGCGAGGTTACGGTCCCGATGGCCATTTTGGAATGTTCCCAGCCAACTATGTTGAGCTCGTATAA
- the dbnlb gene encoding drebrin-like b isoform X5 produces MAVNLSKNGTALTAAYKEVVNEKSDTNWALFTYEGNSNDIRLADKGDGGLEELVEELNSGKVMYAFCRVQDPNSGLPKYVLINWTGEGVNDARKGLCANHVSSMANFLKGAHVTVNARAEEDVEPEVIMQKVAKASGANYSFHKEASSRFQDSGPQGPVGSVYQKTNAMSEIRKTNKDTFWAQAEKEEERRRLEERRKAEEERQHLEKERKDREVKETALRDKRDKERAVQIEQQKKYQQQQEAASREQEKQRREAASLISQRAINPREMFKQRERGITPSDSYGAPASPQPEPDVEYGQSRCEYEAQEVAPEEHLKAEEAPHESPCVQEPFYEEPAQVDENNYEVTADETSDRGICARALYDYQAADDTEISFDPDEIITGIEMIDEGWWRGYGPDGHFGMFPANYVELV; encoded by the exons ATGGCAGTTAACCTCAGCAAAAATGGCACCGCTTTAACAGCTGCGTATAAGGAAGTCGTAAATGAAAAATCAGACACCAACTG GGCCTTGTTCACCTATGAGGGAAACAGTAATGACATCCGCCTGGCAGATAAAGGAG ATGGAGGACTGGAGGAGCTGGTGGAAGAGCTTAATAGTGGAAAAGTAATGTACGCATTCTGTCGGGTCCAGGATCCAAACTCTGGTCTGCCAAAATATGTCCTCATCAACTGG ACTGGGGAAGGAGTGAATGATGCAAGGAAAGGACTTTGCGCAAATCATGTGAGCTCCATGGCCAACTTTCTTAAG GGGGCCCACGTCACAGTAAATGCCCGTGCCGAAGAGGATGTAGAACCGGAGGTGATCATGCAGAAGGTCGCCAAAGCCTCAGGAGCCAACTACAGTTTCCACAAAGAAGCCTCCAGTCGCTTCCAGGACAGCGGCCCTCAGGGTCCCGTG GGGTCTGTGTACCAGAAGACCAACGCTATGTCAGAAATCAGGAAGACCAACAAGGACACATTCTGGGCACAAGCAGAG AAAGAGGAAGAGAGACGTCGCCTGGAGGAGAGgcgcaaggcagaggaggagcgcCAGCACCTGGAGAAAGAGAGGAAAGACAGGGAGGTCAAAGAGACAGCACTGAGGGACAAACGGGACAAGGAGAGAGCTGTTCAAATTGAGCAACAAAA GAAgtaccagcagcagcaggaggctGCGAGCAGAGAGCAAGAGAAACAACGCAGG GAGGCAGCCTCTCTCATCTCTCAGAGAGCTATAAACCCCAGAGAGATGTTCAAGCAGAGAGAGAGGGGAATTACTCCCAGTGACTCCTATGGTGCCCCTGCGAGCCCCCAGCCAG AGCCAGATGTGGAGTATGGACAGTCCAGGTGTGAGTATGAAGCGCAGGAGGTGGCCCCTGAGGAGCACTTAAAAG cTGAGGAGGCGCCACATGAAAGCCCCTGTGTCCAGGAGCCTTTTTATGAAGAGCCTGCCCAG GTTGACGAGAACAACTATGAGGTGACTGCAGACGAGACATCCGATAGAGGCATCTGTGCTCGGGCCTTATATGACTACCAGGCTG CCGACGACACAGAGATTTCCTTCGATCCTGATGAGATCATCACAGGGATCGAGATGATAGATGAGGGATGGTGGCGAGGTTACGGTCCCGATGGCCATTTTGGAATGTTCCCAGCCAACTATGTTGAGCTCGTATAA
- the dbnlb gene encoding drebrin-like b isoform X2, whose translation MAVNLSKNGTALTAAYKEVVNEKSDTNWALFTYEGNSNDIRLADKGDGGLEELVEELNSGKVMYAFCRVQDPNSGLPKYVLINWTGEGVNDARKGLCANHVSSMANFLKGAHVTVNARAEEDVEPEVIMQKVAKASGANYSFHKEASSRFQDSGPQGPVGSVYQKTNAMSEIRKTNKDTFWAQAEKEEERRRLEERRKAEEERQHLEKERKDREVKETALRDKRDKERAVQIEQQKKYQQQQEAASREQEKQRREAASLISQRAINPREMFKQRERGITPSDSYGAPASPQPGRLQSTFLSKQTYKPEQASSPQRQASPVPAGSASPVHAAEPDVEYGQSRCEYEAQEVAPEEHLKAEEAPHESPCVQEPFYEEPAQVDENNYEVTADETSDRGICARALYDYQAADDTEISFDPDEIITGIEMIDEGWWRGYGPDGHFGMFPANYVELV comes from the exons ATGGCAGTTAACCTCAGCAAAAATGGCACCGCTTTAACAGCTGCGTATAAGGAAGTCGTAAATGAAAAATCAGACACCAACTG GGCCTTGTTCACCTATGAGGGAAACAGTAATGACATCCGCCTGGCAGATAAAGGAG ATGGAGGACTGGAGGAGCTGGTGGAAGAGCTTAATAGTGGAAAAGTAATGTACGCATTCTGTCGGGTCCAGGATCCAAACTCTGGTCTGCCAAAATATGTCCTCATCAACTGG ACTGGGGAAGGAGTGAATGATGCAAGGAAAGGACTTTGCGCAAATCATGTGAGCTCCATGGCCAACTTTCTTAAG GGGGCCCACGTCACAGTAAATGCCCGTGCCGAAGAGGATGTAGAACCGGAGGTGATCATGCAGAAGGTCGCCAAAGCCTCAGGAGCCAACTACAGTTTCCACAAAGAAGCCTCCAGTCGCTTCCAGGACAGCGGCCCTCAGGGTCCCGTG GGGTCTGTGTACCAGAAGACCAACGCTATGTCAGAAATCAGGAAGACCAACAAGGACACATTCTGGGCACAAGCAGAG AAAGAGGAAGAGAGACGTCGCCTGGAGGAGAGgcgcaaggcagaggaggagcgcCAGCACCTGGAGAAAGAGAGGAAAGACAGGGAGGTCAAAGAGACAGCACTGAGGGACAAACGGGACAAGGAGAGAGCTGTTCAAATTGAGCAACAAAA GAAgtaccagcagcagcaggaggctGCGAGCAGAGAGCAAGAGAAACAACGCAGG GAGGCAGCCTCTCTCATCTCTCAGAGAGCTATAAACCCCAGAGAGATGTTCAAGCAGAGAGAGAGGGGAATTACTCCCAGTGACTCCTATGGTGCCCCTGCGAGCCCCCAGCCAG GGCGTCTGCAAAGCACTTTTCTCTCTAAGCAAACGTACAAACCTGAGCAAGCCAGCTCACCTCAACGTCAAGcttccccagtgccggcaggcTCCGCCTCCCCTGTCCATGCTGCAG AGCCAGATGTGGAGTATGGACAGTCCAGGTGTGAGTATGAAGCGCAGGAGGTGGCCCCTGAGGAGCACTTAAAAG cTGAGGAGGCGCCACATGAAAGCCCCTGTGTCCAGGAGCCTTTTTATGAAGAGCCTGCCCAG GTTGACGAGAACAACTATGAGGTGACTGCAGACGAGACATCCGATAGAGGCATCTGTGCTCGGGCCTTATATGACTACCAGGCTG CCGACGACACAGAGATTTCCTTCGATCCTGATGAGATCATCACAGGGATCGAGATGATAGATGAGGGATGGTGGCGAGGTTACGGTCCCGATGGCCATTTTGGAATGTTCCCAGCCAACTATGTTGAGCTCGTATAA
- the dbnlb gene encoding drebrin-like b isoform X4, with amino-acid sequence MAVNLSKNGTALTAAYKEVVNEKSDTNWALFTYEGNSNDIRLADKGDGGLEELVEELNSGKVMYAFCRVQDPNSGLPKYVLINWTGEGVNDARKGLCANHVSSMANFLKGAHVTVNARAEEDVEPEVIMQKVAKASGANYSFHKEASSRFQDSGPQGPVGSVYQKTNAMSEIRKTNKDTFWAQAEKEEERRRLEERRKAEEERQHLEKERKDREVKETALRDKRDKERAVQIEQQKKYQQQQEAASREQEKQRREEQEENQAAQKDAVIRGESVEKANEAASLISQRAINPREMFKQRERGITPSDSYGAPASPQPEPDVEYGQSRCEYEAQEVAPEEHLKAEEAPHESPCVQEPFYEEPAQVDENNYEVTADETSDRGICARALYDYQAADDTEISFDPDEIITGIEMIDEGWWRGYGPDGHFGMFPANYVELV; translated from the exons ATGGCAGTTAACCTCAGCAAAAATGGCACCGCTTTAACAGCTGCGTATAAGGAAGTCGTAAATGAAAAATCAGACACCAACTG GGCCTTGTTCACCTATGAGGGAAACAGTAATGACATCCGCCTGGCAGATAAAGGAG ATGGAGGACTGGAGGAGCTGGTGGAAGAGCTTAATAGTGGAAAAGTAATGTACGCATTCTGTCGGGTCCAGGATCCAAACTCTGGTCTGCCAAAATATGTCCTCATCAACTGG ACTGGGGAAGGAGTGAATGATGCAAGGAAAGGACTTTGCGCAAATCATGTGAGCTCCATGGCCAACTTTCTTAAG GGGGCCCACGTCACAGTAAATGCCCGTGCCGAAGAGGATGTAGAACCGGAGGTGATCATGCAGAAGGTCGCCAAAGCCTCAGGAGCCAACTACAGTTTCCACAAAGAAGCCTCCAGTCGCTTCCAGGACAGCGGCCCTCAGGGTCCCGTG GGGTCTGTGTACCAGAAGACCAACGCTATGTCAGAAATCAGGAAGACCAACAAGGACACATTCTGGGCACAAGCAGAG AAAGAGGAAGAGAGACGTCGCCTGGAGGAGAGgcgcaaggcagaggaggagcgcCAGCACCTGGAGAAAGAGAGGAAAGACAGGGAGGTCAAAGAGACAGCACTGAGGGACAAACGGGACAAGGAGAGAGCTGTTCAAATTGAGCAACAAAA GAAgtaccagcagcagcaggaggctGCGAGCAGAGAGCAAGAGAAACAACGCAGG GAGGAGCAAGAGGAGAATCAGGCAGCCCAGAAGGATGCAGTCATTCGAGGTGAATCTGTGGAAAAAGCCAAC GAGGCAGCCTCTCTCATCTCTCAGAGAGCTATAAACCCCAGAGAGATGTTCAAGCAGAGAGAGAGGGGAATTACTCCCAGTGACTCCTATGGTGCCCCTGCGAGCCCCCAGCCAG AGCCAGATGTGGAGTATGGACAGTCCAGGTGTGAGTATGAAGCGCAGGAGGTGGCCCCTGAGGAGCACTTAAAAG cTGAGGAGGCGCCACATGAAAGCCCCTGTGTCCAGGAGCCTTTTTATGAAGAGCCTGCCCAG GTTGACGAGAACAACTATGAGGTGACTGCAGACGAGACATCCGATAGAGGCATCTGTGCTCGGGCCTTATATGACTACCAGGCTG CCGACGACACAGAGATTTCCTTCGATCCTGATGAGATCATCACAGGGATCGAGATGATAGATGAGGGATGGTGGCGAGGTTACGGTCCCGATGGCCATTTTGGAATGTTCCCAGCCAACTATGTTGAGCTCGTATAA
- the dbnlb gene encoding drebrin-like b isoform X7: protein MAVNLSKNGTALTAAYKEVVNEKSDTNWALFTYEGNSNDIRLADKGDGGLEELVEELNSGKVMYAFCRVQDPNSGLPKYVLINWTGEGVNDARKGLCANHVSSMANFLKGAHVTVNARAEEDVEPEVIMQKVAKASGANYSFHKEASSRFQDSGPQGPVGSVYQKTNAMSEIRKTNKDTFWAQAEKEEERRRLEERRKAEEERQHLEKERKDREVKETALRDKRDKERAVQIEQQKKYQQQQEAASREQEKQRREAASLISQRAINPREMFKQRERGITPSDSYGAPASPQPAEEAPHESPCVQEPFYEEPAQVDENNYEVTADETSDRGICARALYDYQAADDTEISFDPDEIITGIEMIDEGWWRGYGPDGHFGMFPANYVELV, encoded by the exons ATGGCAGTTAACCTCAGCAAAAATGGCACCGCTTTAACAGCTGCGTATAAGGAAGTCGTAAATGAAAAATCAGACACCAACTG GGCCTTGTTCACCTATGAGGGAAACAGTAATGACATCCGCCTGGCAGATAAAGGAG ATGGAGGACTGGAGGAGCTGGTGGAAGAGCTTAATAGTGGAAAAGTAATGTACGCATTCTGTCGGGTCCAGGATCCAAACTCTGGTCTGCCAAAATATGTCCTCATCAACTGG ACTGGGGAAGGAGTGAATGATGCAAGGAAAGGACTTTGCGCAAATCATGTGAGCTCCATGGCCAACTTTCTTAAG GGGGCCCACGTCACAGTAAATGCCCGTGCCGAAGAGGATGTAGAACCGGAGGTGATCATGCAGAAGGTCGCCAAAGCCTCAGGAGCCAACTACAGTTTCCACAAAGAAGCCTCCAGTCGCTTCCAGGACAGCGGCCCTCAGGGTCCCGTG GGGTCTGTGTACCAGAAGACCAACGCTATGTCAGAAATCAGGAAGACCAACAAGGACACATTCTGGGCACAAGCAGAG AAAGAGGAAGAGAGACGTCGCCTGGAGGAGAGgcgcaaggcagaggaggagcgcCAGCACCTGGAGAAAGAGAGGAAAGACAGGGAGGTCAAAGAGACAGCACTGAGGGACAAACGGGACAAGGAGAGAGCTGTTCAAATTGAGCAACAAAA GAAgtaccagcagcagcaggaggctGCGAGCAGAGAGCAAGAGAAACAACGCAGG GAGGCAGCCTCTCTCATCTCTCAGAGAGCTATAAACCCCAGAGAGATGTTCAAGCAGAGAGAGAGGGGAATTACTCCCAGTGACTCCTATGGTGCCCCTGCGAGCCCCCAGCCAG cTGAGGAGGCGCCACATGAAAGCCCCTGTGTCCAGGAGCCTTTTTATGAAGAGCCTGCCCAG GTTGACGAGAACAACTATGAGGTGACTGCAGACGAGACATCCGATAGAGGCATCTGTGCTCGGGCCTTATATGACTACCAGGCTG CCGACGACACAGAGATTTCCTTCGATCCTGATGAGATCATCACAGGGATCGAGATGATAGATGAGGGATGGTGGCGAGGTTACGGTCCCGATGGCCATTTTGGAATGTTCCCAGCCAACTATGTTGAGCTCGTATAA
- the dbnlb gene encoding drebrin-like b isoform X1: MAVNLSKNGTALTAAYKEVVNEKSDTNWALFTYEGNSNDIRLADKGDGGLEELVEELNSGKVMYAFCRVQDPNSGLPKYVLINWTGEGVNDARKGLCANHVSSMANFLKGAHVTVNARAEEDVEPEVIMQKVAKASGANYSFHKEASSRFQDSGPQGPVGSVYQKTNAMSEIRKTNKDTFWAQAEKEEERRRLEERRKAEEERQHLEKERKDREVKETALRDKRDKERAVQIEQQKKYQQQQEAASREQEKQRREEQEENQAAQKDAVIRGESVEKANEAASLISQRAINPREMFKQRERGITPSDSYGAPASPQPGRLQSTFLSKQTYKPEQASSPQRQASPVPAGSASPVHAAEPDVEYGQSRCEYEAQEVAPEEHLKAEEAPHESPCVQEPFYEEPAQVDENNYEVTADETSDRGICARALYDYQAADDTEISFDPDEIITGIEMIDEGWWRGYGPDGHFGMFPANYVELV, translated from the exons ATGGCAGTTAACCTCAGCAAAAATGGCACCGCTTTAACAGCTGCGTATAAGGAAGTCGTAAATGAAAAATCAGACACCAACTG GGCCTTGTTCACCTATGAGGGAAACAGTAATGACATCCGCCTGGCAGATAAAGGAG ATGGAGGACTGGAGGAGCTGGTGGAAGAGCTTAATAGTGGAAAAGTAATGTACGCATTCTGTCGGGTCCAGGATCCAAACTCTGGTCTGCCAAAATATGTCCTCATCAACTGG ACTGGGGAAGGAGTGAATGATGCAAGGAAAGGACTTTGCGCAAATCATGTGAGCTCCATGGCCAACTTTCTTAAG GGGGCCCACGTCACAGTAAATGCCCGTGCCGAAGAGGATGTAGAACCGGAGGTGATCATGCAGAAGGTCGCCAAAGCCTCAGGAGCCAACTACAGTTTCCACAAAGAAGCCTCCAGTCGCTTCCAGGACAGCGGCCCTCAGGGTCCCGTG GGGTCTGTGTACCAGAAGACCAACGCTATGTCAGAAATCAGGAAGACCAACAAGGACACATTCTGGGCACAAGCAGAG AAAGAGGAAGAGAGACGTCGCCTGGAGGAGAGgcgcaaggcagaggaggagcgcCAGCACCTGGAGAAAGAGAGGAAAGACAGGGAGGTCAAAGAGACAGCACTGAGGGACAAACGGGACAAGGAGAGAGCTGTTCAAATTGAGCAACAAAA GAAgtaccagcagcagcaggaggctGCGAGCAGAGAGCAAGAGAAACAACGCAGG GAGGAGCAAGAGGAGAATCAGGCAGCCCAGAAGGATGCAGTCATTCGAGGTGAATCTGTGGAAAAAGCCAAC GAGGCAGCCTCTCTCATCTCTCAGAGAGCTATAAACCCCAGAGAGATGTTCAAGCAGAGAGAGAGGGGAATTACTCCCAGTGACTCCTATGGTGCCCCTGCGAGCCCCCAGCCAG GGCGTCTGCAAAGCACTTTTCTCTCTAAGCAAACGTACAAACCTGAGCAAGCCAGCTCACCTCAACGTCAAGcttccccagtgccggcaggcTCCGCCTCCCCTGTCCATGCTGCAG AGCCAGATGTGGAGTATGGACAGTCCAGGTGTGAGTATGAAGCGCAGGAGGTGGCCCCTGAGGAGCACTTAAAAG cTGAGGAGGCGCCACATGAAAGCCCCTGTGTCCAGGAGCCTTTTTATGAAGAGCCTGCCCAG GTTGACGAGAACAACTATGAGGTGACTGCAGACGAGACATCCGATAGAGGCATCTGTGCTCGGGCCTTATATGACTACCAGGCTG CCGACGACACAGAGATTTCCTTCGATCCTGATGAGATCATCACAGGGATCGAGATGATAGATGAGGGATGGTGGCGAGGTTACGGTCCCGATGGCCATTTTGGAATGTTCCCAGCCAACTATGTTGAGCTCGTATAA
- the ube2d4 gene encoding ubiquitin-conjugating enzyme E2 D4 codes for MALKRIQKELSDLQRDPPAQCSAGPVGDDLFHWQATIMGPSDSPYQNGVFFLTIHFPTDYPFKPPKVAFTTKIYHPNINSNGSICLDILRSQWSPALTVSKVLLSICSLLCDPNPDDPLVPEIAHTYKADREKYNKLAREWTQKYAM; via the exons GAGCTGTCAGACCTGCAGAGGGACCCACCTGCTCAGTGTTCTGCTGGACCAGTTGGAGATGATT tGTTTCATTGGCAGGCAACAATAATGGGTCCA AGTGACAGCCCCTATCAGAATGGAGTGTTtttcctcaccatacactttccCACAGACTATCCCTTCAAACCACCAAAA GTTGCATTTACAACAAAAATCTACCACCCTAATATTAACAGCAATGGAAGTATTTGTCTGGATATACTGAGATCACAGTGGTCACCTGCACTAACAGTGTCAAAAG TATTATTGTCAATCTGCTCCCTTCTCTGTGACCCAAACCCCGATGACCCTTTGGTACCAGAGATTGCTCATACATACAAGGCTGACAGGGAAAA GTACAACAAATTAGCAAGAGAATGGACACAGAAGTATGCAATGTGA
- the dbnlb gene encoding drebrin-like b isoform X6, producing the protein MAVNLSKNGTALTAAYKEVVNEKSDTNWALFTYEGNSNDIRLADKGDGGLEELVEELNSGKVMYAFCRVQDPNSGLPKYVLINWTGEGVNDARKGLCANHVSSMANFLKGAHVTVNARAEEDVEPEVIMQKVAKASGANYSFHKEASSRFQDSGPQGPVGSVYQKTNAMSEIRKTNKDTFWAQAEKEEERRRLEERRKAEEERQHLEKERKDREVKETALRDKRDKERAVQIEQQKKYQQQQEAASREQEKQRREEQEENQAAQKDAVIRGESVEKANEAASLISQRAINPREMFKQRERGITPSDSYGAPASPQPAEEAPHESPCVQEPFYEEPAQVDENNYEVTADETSDRGICARALYDYQAADDTEISFDPDEIITGIEMIDEGWWRGYGPDGHFGMFPANYVELV; encoded by the exons ATGGCAGTTAACCTCAGCAAAAATGGCACCGCTTTAACAGCTGCGTATAAGGAAGTCGTAAATGAAAAATCAGACACCAACTG GGCCTTGTTCACCTATGAGGGAAACAGTAATGACATCCGCCTGGCAGATAAAGGAG ATGGAGGACTGGAGGAGCTGGTGGAAGAGCTTAATAGTGGAAAAGTAATGTACGCATTCTGTCGGGTCCAGGATCCAAACTCTGGTCTGCCAAAATATGTCCTCATCAACTGG ACTGGGGAAGGAGTGAATGATGCAAGGAAAGGACTTTGCGCAAATCATGTGAGCTCCATGGCCAACTTTCTTAAG GGGGCCCACGTCACAGTAAATGCCCGTGCCGAAGAGGATGTAGAACCGGAGGTGATCATGCAGAAGGTCGCCAAAGCCTCAGGAGCCAACTACAGTTTCCACAAAGAAGCCTCCAGTCGCTTCCAGGACAGCGGCCCTCAGGGTCCCGTG GGGTCTGTGTACCAGAAGACCAACGCTATGTCAGAAATCAGGAAGACCAACAAGGACACATTCTGGGCACAAGCAGAG AAAGAGGAAGAGAGACGTCGCCTGGAGGAGAGgcgcaaggcagaggaggagcgcCAGCACCTGGAGAAAGAGAGGAAAGACAGGGAGGTCAAAGAGACAGCACTGAGGGACAAACGGGACAAGGAGAGAGCTGTTCAAATTGAGCAACAAAA GAAgtaccagcagcagcaggaggctGCGAGCAGAGAGCAAGAGAAACAACGCAGG GAGGAGCAAGAGGAGAATCAGGCAGCCCAGAAGGATGCAGTCATTCGAGGTGAATCTGTGGAAAAAGCCAAC GAGGCAGCCTCTCTCATCTCTCAGAGAGCTATAAACCCCAGAGAGATGTTCAAGCAGAGAGAGAGGGGAATTACTCCCAGTGACTCCTATGGTGCCCCTGCGAGCCCCCAGCCAG cTGAGGAGGCGCCACATGAAAGCCCCTGTGTCCAGGAGCCTTTTTATGAAGAGCCTGCCCAG GTTGACGAGAACAACTATGAGGTGACTGCAGACGAGACATCCGATAGAGGCATCTGTGCTCGGGCCTTATATGACTACCAGGCTG CCGACGACACAGAGATTTCCTTCGATCCTGATGAGATCATCACAGGGATCGAGATGATAGATGAGGGATGGTGGCGAGGTTACGGTCCCGATGGCCATTTTGGAATGTTCCCAGCCAACTATGTTGAGCTCGTATAA